In Balnearium lithotrophicum, the sequence GGAACTTAAAAATTGATGAAGTGGCATAACCAGCAATTACTAAGGGTTTCCTTCTTTCAAACTTATCGGATATTACTCCCGATATTGGTTTTAGGAGATTTGATACAAGCTCCCTGAGTCCACTTAACGTCCCTAAGGCTACACTTCCCCCTCCAATCTGAATAAGGAGAAGTGGGAGAAGCGTAGTTATTATTTCACTTGAAAGGTCAGTTAAAAAACTGGTTAAGCTCAATAGAATAAGGTTTCTATTCATTCAGAACCTTTTTAAGATCATCAAAAAATCCCGGATAGGACGTTGATATACATTCAACGTCATCAATTTCAACGGGATTTTCTGTTATCAGGGAGGCAACAGTAAACGTCATTGCAATTCTATGGTCTCCATGGGAGAAGACCTTGCCTCCCTTCAGTTTCGTTTTCCCCCTAACAATTAGTCCATCTGGAAGTTCCTCGGCATCACCCCCTATATTTCTTAAGTTTTCAACGGTTGTTTTTATCCTGTCACTCTCCTTTACGCGGAGCTCCTCCGCATCTCTAATCACTGTCTCTCCTTCTGCCTGTGTTGCAAGGAGTGAAATTATCGGAATCTCATCTATAAGCGTTGGAATATCGCTTCCTCCGATTTCAATTCCTTTTATATTTGGAGAGTACCTAACTCTAATATCTGCAATTTCCTCACCTGATGAGGATTTAACGTTAAAGACCTCGTAATCTACACCCATTCTCTCAAAAACCTTTAAAATCCCTGTCCTTGTAGGGTTTATTATTACTTCCCTCAAAACAACTTCAGAGTTTGGAGTTACAGCAGCTCCTACCATGAAGAATGCGGCAGATGATATATCGGCAGGAACAGTTATCTCAATGTCCCTTTCCAATTCTCTGTTTTTTCCAAGTCTAACCGTTAAGC encodes:
- the aroA gene encoding 3-phosphoshikimate 1-carboxyvinyltransferase, whose amino-acid sequence is MAVFHFRGKKLSGKLRTPSDKSISHRAVMLGSLNRGKTVVREFLRSEDCLNTLKAFVELGAEIDDREDEIVINGKGKQSLKEPFNVLDLGNSGTSIRLISGILSGQPFYSVLTGDQYLRKRPMDRIAVPLRTMGAQIFGREGGKYPPLTIIGKRKLKGIDYKSPKASAQVKSAVLLAGLFTDEPVSVTEPAKSRDHTERMLRAFGVDVEVDGLTVRLGKNRELERDIEITVPADISSAAFFMVGAAVTPNSEVVLREVIINPTRTGILKVFERMGVDYEVFNVKSSSGEEIADIRVRYSPNIKGIEIGGSDIPTLIDEIPIISLLATQAEGETVIRDAEELRVKESDRIKTTVENLRNIGGDAEELPDGLIVRGKTKLKGGKVFSHGDHRIAMTFTVASLITENPVEIDDVECISTSYPGFFDDLKKVLNE